The following proteins come from a genomic window of Microbacterium sp. JZ31:
- the surE gene encoding 5'/3'-nucleotidase SurE gives MTRVLVTNDDGIDAAGLHALAREAERQGLDVTIAAPERQSSGASASIVAGEEEGRIAMEARTLDGLERLPAYAVRGGPGLIALIAAHGAFGDPFDVVLSGVNHGANVGRAILHSGTVGAALTGGLNGAWALAVSLDVGIRPEAFEWDAAAATALGTLPFLLSLERGSVLNLNVPNSPAHRGVREAPLAPFGIVQTTLSERDEKHIRLAVEDLPNVPEPGTDAALLAEGFATLTGIEPVSHRPVGYADADAPGRQTA, from the coding sequence ATGACGCGCGTGCTCGTCACGAACGACGACGGCATCGACGCCGCAGGGCTGCACGCCCTCGCCCGCGAGGCCGAGCGGCAGGGTCTCGACGTCACGATCGCCGCGCCCGAACGCCAGTCGAGCGGCGCCAGCGCCTCGATCGTGGCGGGCGAGGAGGAGGGGCGCATCGCCATGGAGGCGCGGACGCTCGACGGCCTCGAGCGGCTTCCCGCGTATGCCGTGCGCGGCGGCCCCGGCCTGATCGCCCTGATCGCCGCGCACGGCGCATTCGGCGACCCGTTCGACGTCGTCCTCTCGGGCGTGAACCACGGTGCCAACGTAGGGCGCGCGATCCTCCATTCCGGCACCGTGGGCGCCGCCCTGACCGGCGGGCTGAACGGAGCGTGGGCGCTCGCGGTCTCCCTCGATGTCGGCATACGCCCCGAGGCGTTCGAGTGGGATGCCGCGGCCGCGACGGCCCTCGGCACCCTGCCGTTCCTGCTGTCGCTCGAGCGCGGATCCGTCCTGAACCTCAACGTGCCGAACTCCCCCGCCCACCGTGGCGTGCGCGAGGCGCCGCTCGCGCCGTTCGGCATCGTCCAGACCACGCTGAGCGAGCGCGACGAGAAGCACATCCGCCTCGCGGTAGAGGATTTGCCGAACGTGCCGGAGCCGGGCACGGACGCGGCCCTTCTCGCGGAGGGCTTCGCCACGCTCACGGGAATCGAGCCCGTGTCGCACCGACCCGTGGGCTACGCGGATGCCGACGCCCCCGGCCGCCAGACCGCATAG
- a CDS encoding glycosyltransferase family 2 protein — translation MVVQTTVGREATRRENQRRLRSTTRRQAVVRLVVVLAAIAGINYVAWRWLFSVNWDAWWIAVPLVLAETYSLIDSLLFGLGAWRLRERHDAPPLRHDVTVDVLVTTYNEPLDLVMNTARAAQAIAYPHETWILDDGDRPELRAMAEAEGIGVISRSDAWRDRPRHAKAGNLNNALMVTEGEFLLILDADQVPDPRILDRTLGWFEDEKVALVQTPQWFVNVPPSDPLGSQAPLFYGPIQQSKDGWNAAFFCGSNAILRREALMQLGVSRYVGEVTVAVNRAVRSSRRILARARRDHRQDRRVLSALNEVSAALDDVKSDLAHGEGLADITFRFQRRIDAVRTMMSGQDVESVRAELAELAEFTLDAATLAAIDDITLEGLHDRSLSPLAAVESISMLVDAFEVGREAEAQAIMPLATISVTEDMATSMRLHGLGWRSVYHDEVLAKGLAPDDLPTMLTQRLRWAQGTMQVMFRENPLVQPGLSLGQRLMYFSTMWSYLSGFAAIVYVAAPVLNLSFGTMPVIAFSFDFFIRFIPFFLLNQLLFLVVANGRPTWRGAQYSLALFPVWIRAVTSAFGNVYRGRTLAFSVTPKTRTTENRPRWDLVRPQLYVMAAMVLSLLVVAIRYAAGQAEGIAPLVNIAWVLYDLAVFSIIIRAVLYAATPYPELKEN, via the coding sequence ATGGTCGTGCAGACAACCGTGGGCCGTGAGGCGACGAGGCGCGAGAACCAGCGCCGGCTGCGGTCGACGACGCGCCGGCAGGCGGTCGTCCGCCTTGTCGTCGTGCTCGCCGCGATCGCCGGGATCAACTACGTCGCCTGGCGCTGGCTCTTCTCGGTCAACTGGGACGCGTGGTGGATCGCGGTGCCCCTGGTCCTCGCCGAGACCTACAGCCTGATCGACTCGCTCCTGTTCGGCCTCGGGGCGTGGCGTCTGCGCGAGCGTCACGATGCGCCTCCACTGCGCCACGACGTCACGGTGGACGTCCTGGTGACGACGTACAACGAACCGCTCGATCTCGTGATGAACACCGCGCGCGCGGCACAGGCGATCGCATACCCCCACGAGACGTGGATCCTCGACGACGGCGACAGGCCCGAGCTGCGCGCGATGGCGGAGGCGGAGGGCATCGGCGTGATCAGCCGCTCCGATGCATGGCGCGACCGGCCGCGCCATGCGAAGGCCGGGAACCTCAACAACGCGCTCATGGTGACCGAGGGCGAGTTCCTGCTGATCCTCGACGCCGACCAGGTGCCCGATCCCCGCATCCTCGACCGCACGCTCGGCTGGTTCGAGGACGAGAAGGTCGCGCTCGTGCAGACGCCGCAGTGGTTCGTCAACGTCCCGCCTTCCGACCCTCTCGGCAGCCAGGCGCCGCTGTTCTACGGGCCGATCCAGCAGTCCAAGGACGGCTGGAACGCTGCGTTCTTCTGCGGATCCAACGCCATCCTGCGACGCGAGGCGCTCATGCAGCTCGGCGTCTCGCGCTACGTCGGCGAGGTGACCGTCGCGGTGAACAGGGCCGTGCGCTCGTCGCGGCGCATCCTCGCGCGGGCGCGACGAGACCACCGCCAGGATCGCCGCGTCCTGTCGGCGCTGAACGAGGTGTCGGCGGCGCTGGATGACGTCAAGTCGGACCTCGCCCACGGCGAGGGCCTGGCGGACATCACCTTCCGCTTCCAGCGGCGCATCGACGCGGTGCGCACGATGATGAGCGGCCAGGACGTCGAGAGCGTGCGGGCAGAGCTGGCCGAGCTCGCGGAGTTCACGCTCGACGCCGCGACGCTCGCGGCGATCGACGACATCACGCTCGAGGGCCTGCACGACCGGAGCCTGTCGCCGCTGGCCGCCGTGGAGTCGATCAGCATGCTCGTCGACGCCTTCGAGGTGGGCCGCGAGGCGGAGGCGCAGGCGATCATGCCGCTCGCGACGATCTCGGTGACCGAGGACATGGCCACGTCCATGCGCCTGCACGGGCTCGGCTGGCGCTCGGTCTACCACGACGAGGTGCTCGCGAAGGGCCTCGCGCCGGACGACCTGCCGACGATGCTCACGCAGCGGCTGCGCTGGGCGCAGGGGACGATGCAGGTCATGTTCCGCGAGAACCCGCTCGTGCAGCCCGGCCTCAGCCTCGGTCAGCGCCTCATGTACTTCTCCACGATGTGGAGCTATCTGTCGGGCTTCGCCGCGATCGTGTACGTCGCCGCGCCCGTGCTGAACCTGTCCTTCGGGACCATGCCGGTGATCGCGTTCAGCTTCGACTTCTTCATCCGGTTCATCCCGTTCTTCCTGCTCAACCAGCTGCTGTTCCTCGTCGTGGCCAACGGCAGACCGACCTGGCGGGGCGCCCAGTACTCGCTCGCGCTGTTCCCCGTGTGGATCCGGGCCGTCACGAGCGCGTTCGGCAACGTGTACCGCGGCCGGACGCTGGCGTTCTCGGTCACCCCGAAGACGCGGACGACTGAGAACCGCCCGCGCTGGGACCTCGTGCGCCCGCAGCTCTACGTCATGGCCGCCATGGTGCTCTCGCTGCTCGTCGTCGCCATCCGCTACGCCGCAGGACAGGCGGAGGGCATCGCGCCGCTCGTCAACATCGCCTGGGTGCTTTACGACCTCGCGGTGTTCAGCATCATCATCCGCGCCGTGCTCTATGCGGCGACGCCCTATCCGGAACTGAAGGAGAACTGA
- a CDS encoding isopenicillin N synthase family dioxygenase: MTDLNLPILDLSQLDEGPEAAARFRDDLAATTRDVGFFYLVGTGVSPELEERVHRVSRAFFDLPEEDKLAIENVTSPHFRGYTRVGGERTQGKVDWREQIDIGPERQPVTDPEAADFFRLQGPNLWPDALPELREVVTEWHDKLTEISRKLLRAWAVALHAEEDYFDKHFGEPATLIKIVRYPGVHTEEPQQGVGIHKDSGVLTLLWVQPERGGLQVERDGQWVDAPPVPGSFVVNIGEMLEYATQGYLRATNHRVFSPRAPQDRISIPFFFNPALDARLPILELPAELAAQARGVEQDPSNPIHSLYGENALKSRLRAHPDVAERWHADLLAARV, translated from the coding sequence ATGACCGATCTGAACCTGCCGATCCTGGACCTCTCCCAGCTCGACGAGGGTCCCGAAGCGGCGGCCCGCTTCCGCGACGACCTCGCTGCCACGACGCGCGATGTCGGCTTCTTCTACCTGGTGGGCACGGGCGTCTCGCCCGAGCTCGAGGAGCGCGTGCACCGCGTCTCGCGGGCGTTCTTCGACCTGCCCGAGGAGGACAAGCTCGCGATCGAGAACGTCACGAGCCCCCACTTCCGCGGCTACACGCGGGTCGGCGGCGAGCGCACGCAGGGCAAGGTGGACTGGCGCGAGCAGATCGACATCGGCCCGGAGCGGCAGCCCGTGACCGACCCCGAGGCGGCGGACTTCTTCCGCCTGCAGGGGCCCAACCTGTGGCCCGACGCGCTGCCCGAGCTGCGCGAGGTCGTCACGGAGTGGCACGACAAGCTGACCGAGATCTCCCGCAAGCTGCTGCGGGCGTGGGCGGTCGCACTGCACGCCGAGGAGGACTACTTCGACAAGCACTTCGGCGAGCCCGCCACGCTCATCAAGATCGTGCGCTACCCCGGTGTGCACACCGAGGAGCCGCAGCAGGGCGTCGGCATCCACAAGGACTCCGGCGTGCTCACGCTGCTGTGGGTGCAGCCCGAGCGCGGCGGACTCCAGGTCGAGCGCGACGGCCAGTGGGTCGACGCCCCGCCGGTGCCGGGGTCGTTCGTCGTCAACATCGGCGAGATGCTCGAGTACGCCACGCAGGGCTACCTGCGTGCGACCAACCACCGCGTGTTCTCCCCGCGTGCACCGCAGGACCGGATCTCGATCCCGTTCTTCTTCAATCCCGCCCTCGACGCGCGCCTGCCCATCCTCGAGCTCCCCGCGGAGCTCGCCGCCCAGGCCCGCGGCGTCGAGCAGGATCCGTCGAACCCGATCCACTCCCTGTACGGCGAGAACGCGCTCAAGTCGCGCCTGCGGGCGCACCCGGACGTCGCGGAGCGCTGGCACGCCGACCTGCTCGCCGCGCGCGTCTGA
- a CDS encoding 1-phosphofructokinase family hexose kinase has protein sequence MPDVAVFAPSPTLTVTVEDHGMDGDGGAPEIHVHAGGQGVWQARMLRRLGVTVTICCTLTGELGRIVRVLLEDEGFRVVGIEREGSGAAYVHDRRAGEREAVAETQGHPLGRHDLDELYGAMLREGIDAGLAILSGPDGDGVLPADTYRRLAADLRTNGVRVVADLAGDRMTAALEGGVDVLKVSDEELVADGLLTEDEKDTEDVLRAIDELRSRGADTVIVTRGGGTFVVREDETVLEVTPPQLEIADHRGAGDSLTAGVCAGLAAGQSLRDAIVTGAAAGALNVTRHGLGTGDMETIDRLRDAVDVQERGAGSDDSRGRISPEGLAALAESDEHPHRRPEEDA, from the coding sequence ATGCCGGACGTCGCCGTTTTCGCCCCCTCCCCCACGCTGACCGTCACCGTGGAGGACCACGGGATGGACGGCGACGGCGGCGCCCCGGAGATCCATGTCCATGCGGGCGGTCAGGGCGTGTGGCAGGCCCGCATGCTGCGGCGACTGGGCGTCACCGTGACGATCTGCTGCACGCTGACGGGCGAGCTCGGCCGCATCGTGCGCGTCCTGCTGGAGGACGAGGGCTTCCGCGTCGTCGGCATCGAGCGCGAGGGCAGCGGCGCCGCATACGTGCACGACCGCCGGGCCGGCGAGCGCGAGGCCGTCGCCGAGACGCAGGGACATCCGCTCGGGCGCCATGACCTCGACGAGCTGTACGGCGCGATGCTGCGGGAGGGAATCGACGCCGGACTGGCGATCCTGAGCGGACCGGACGGCGACGGCGTGCTGCCGGCCGACACGTACCGGAGGCTCGCCGCGGACCTGCGCACGAACGGCGTGCGCGTCGTGGCGGACCTTGCGGGCGACCGGATGACCGCCGCGCTCGAGGGCGGCGTGGACGTGCTGAAGGTCAGCGACGAGGAGCTCGTCGCGGACGGGCTGCTGACGGAGGACGAGAAGGACACCGAGGACGTGCTGCGCGCGATCGACGAGCTGCGATCCCGGGGCGCCGACACGGTGATCGTGACCCGCGGCGGCGGCACGTTCGTCGTGCGCGAGGACGAGACGGTCCTCGAGGTCACTCCCCCGCAGTTGGAGATCGCGGATCACCGGGGTGCGGGCGACTCGCTCACGGCCGGCGTGTGCGCGGGGCTCGCCGCGGGTCAGTCGCTGCGCGACGCGATCGTCACGGGCGCGGCCGCCGGCGCGCTGAACGTCACGCGGCACGGTCTGGGGACGGGTGACATGGAGACGATCGACCGGCTGCGCGACGCCGTGGATGTGCAGGAGCGCGGCGCCGGTTCCGACGACAGCCGCGGCCGGATCAGCCCCGAGGGGCTCGCCGCGCTCGCCGAGAGCGACGAGCATCCGCACCGACGACCGGAGGAGGACGCATGA
- a CDS encoding STAS domain-containing protein, whose translation MLELDVEARDGARIVVPRGRLSMVSARPFREQVAETIAAADGALIVLDLSQTDFVDSSGLGAIVACLKTARQAGGDLRLAAPSEQVTMVLRLTNLDRVIRPRVTVEEALRD comes from the coding sequence ATGCTCGAGCTCGATGTCGAGGCCCGCGACGGCGCCCGCATCGTCGTTCCCCGAGGGCGCCTGTCGATGGTGTCGGCGCGCCCGTTCCGGGAGCAGGTGGCCGAGACGATCGCCGCCGCCGACGGTGCACTGATCGTGCTCGACCTGTCGCAGACGGACTTCGTCGACTCCTCGGGCCTCGGGGCGATCGTGGCATGCCTGAAGACCGCGCGTCAGGCCGGCGGGGACCTGCGGCTCGCCGCGCCGTCGGAGCAGGTGACGATGGTCCTGCGCCTGACGAATCTCGATCGGGTGATCCGCCCCCGCGTCACGGTCGAGGAGGCGCTGCGTGACTGA
- the rpsO gene encoding 30S ribosomal protein S15 → MALEADVKKAIIEEYATHPGDTGSPEVQVAMLTQRIKDLTEHLKEHKHDHHSRRGLFLLVGQRRRLLGYLQDIDINRYRSLIERLGLRR, encoded by the coding sequence ATGGCACTGGAAGCAGACGTCAAGAAGGCGATCATCGAAGAGTACGCGACGCACCCCGGTGACACCGGATCCCCCGAGGTGCAGGTCGCGATGCTGACGCAGCGCATCAAGGACCTCACCGAGCACCTCAAGGAGCACAAGCACGACCACCACTCGCGTCGTGGTCTGTTCCTGCTCGTCGGTCAGCGCCGCCGCCTGCTGGGTTACCTGCAGGACATCGACATCAACCGCTACCGCTCGCTCATCGAGCGTCTCGGTCTGCGTCGATAA
- a CDS encoding GIY-YIG nuclease family protein yields the protein MSTSRVAECAVAGCPRPLEPGAPAPLCAAHLREVAEWREGAAGVTDLLPSPCALCGARLGVRWPSGWLCAVCEWRQGDVVDGELPPPRIDVVYYVRYGDRVKIGTSAQPRRRLAALVYDELLAFERGDRLVERRRHEQFADERFARTEWFRLSGRLRAHAAALSAGVDDPWRLHTRWVSEALALRA from the coding sequence GTGAGCACGTCGCGCGTCGCGGAATGCGCGGTCGCGGGATGTCCGCGGCCGCTCGAGCCGGGCGCGCCCGCGCCGCTGTGCGCCGCTCATCTGCGGGAGGTCGCCGAGTGGCGCGAGGGCGCCGCGGGCGTGACCGACCTGCTGCCGTCGCCCTGCGCGCTGTGCGGTGCCCGGCTCGGCGTGCGCTGGCCCAGCGGCTGGCTCTGCGCGGTGTGCGAATGGCGGCAGGGGGACGTCGTCGACGGCGAGCTCCCGCCGCCGCGGATCGACGTCGTGTACTACGTGCGCTACGGCGACCGCGTGAAGATCGGCACCTCCGCGCAGCCCCGGCGCCGGCTGGCGGCGCTGGTGTACGACGAGCTGCTCGCGTTCGAGCGCGGCGACCGGCTCGTCGAGCGCCGCCGGCACGAGCAGTTCGCCGACGAGCGATTCGCGCGCACCGAGTGGTTCCGCCTCAGCGGGCGGCTCCGCGCGCACGCCGCCGCGCTGTCCGCGGGCGTCGACGATCCGTGGCGTCTGCACACCCGGTGGGTGAGCGAGGCTCTCGCGCTGCGCGCCTGA
- the opgC gene encoding OpgC domain-containing protein codes for MPALVKRGIQRAAAAVGLALLAAIGIGGPAQAATSDAPVEQTGTWFGPELDWAEDSPQGYVDRLGETPATYAVRLGYPLDDDSRQRWQRAASDVAAQGAVLTLTLEPTAALEDLKAEDAEILAAQLDTVHEQYGTHHLVRFAPEMNGSWTDWGQQPAQYVGTFRTLAEHVHDGSSGAEMVWAPSYGAGYPFERADGRLADLTPRALADLDTDDDGQLTESDDPYGPYWPGDAAVDRVGLTLFYFGKGEAGAAAGRDVPLEANSAPDPGEVEARLDERWGYTVPQAASFYDRFARGEGLPMLLDTGALYDPGLDGDTELQVKQGWWRQILDALGERPRIDAITWLEVERAEAEAGEQEVDWRATADDEVAEALREDLIGSGLFEWGPITEVITAEQANAATVQVREADADDEMNWITGSAAVLAVAFLASGIVGRLLPKWRYEDDSGARDLRIDMVRGFVIIVVVVTHIEVTSPYSFASLKVIGAITGAELFVLLSGIVLGMVFPAAVRRGGEWAAALGAWARARKQYVVALAVILLIFAIGFLPFVDTSAVTTFTDRGTGEDGTATQGRVYDLYPNADRLLDYPPPWYAVRQFLLLEMGPWPFNIMGLFVVLSLAYPALMFLIKRRLWWLVLLISWGLYAVHIVFPDYAPLSSQFDAVFPLLAWQVLFTHGLVIGYYRRQIIRAMTTPIGKIAAGVFVVGYVGFLVYLWAGDAFGFVPAPFPADLYGMLYDSGYPRIDMHWGRLLNIVLVILCSYAVLTVAWKPFDVTMGWLWIPLGQASLYVFIVHVFFVLAVANIPGLDRSSVWQGTLIHTAVIAIIFLMVKKRFLFGVIPR; via the coding sequence GTGCCGGCGCTCGTGAAGCGAGGGATCCAGCGCGCCGCCGCCGCCGTCGGGCTCGCCCTGCTGGCGGCCATCGGGATCGGCGGCCCCGCTCAGGCGGCGACGTCGGACGCCCCGGTCGAGCAGACCGGGACGTGGTTCGGGCCCGAGCTCGACTGGGCCGAGGACAGCCCGCAGGGCTATGTCGACCGTCTCGGCGAGACCCCCGCCACGTACGCGGTGAGGCTCGGATACCCCCTCGACGACGACTCGCGCCAGCGCTGGCAGCGCGCCGCATCGGACGTCGCCGCGCAGGGCGCCGTGCTCACCCTCACGCTGGAGCCGACCGCGGCGCTCGAGGATCTGAAGGCCGAGGACGCCGAGATTCTCGCCGCGCAGCTCGACACCGTGCATGAGCAGTACGGCACGCACCACCTCGTCCGCTTCGCTCCTGAGATGAACGGATCCTGGACGGACTGGGGTCAGCAGCCGGCACAGTACGTCGGCACCTTCCGGACGCTCGCCGAGCACGTGCATGACGGGTCGTCGGGGGCCGAGATGGTGTGGGCGCCGTCGTACGGCGCCGGCTATCCGTTCGAGCGCGCGGACGGACGTCTCGCCGACCTCACGCCGCGGGCACTCGCGGATCTCGACACGGACGACGACGGCCAGCTGACCGAGTCCGACGACCCCTATGGCCCCTACTGGCCCGGCGACGCCGCCGTCGACCGCGTGGGACTGACGCTGTTCTACTTCGGCAAGGGCGAGGCCGGGGCCGCCGCGGGGCGCGACGTGCCGCTCGAGGCCAACAGCGCGCCCGACCCCGGGGAGGTGGAGGCCCGCCTCGACGAACGCTGGGGCTACACGGTGCCGCAGGCGGCGAGCTTCTACGACCGGTTCGCGCGCGGCGAGGGCCTGCCGATGCTGCTCGACACGGGGGCTCTCTACGACCCGGGCCTCGACGGCGACACCGAGCTCCAGGTCAAGCAGGGCTGGTGGCGTCAGATCCTCGACGCCCTCGGCGAGCGCCCCCGCATCGACGCCATCACGTGGCTCGAGGTGGAGCGCGCCGAGGCCGAGGCCGGCGAGCAGGAGGTCGATTGGCGCGCCACGGCCGACGACGAAGTGGCGGAGGCGCTGCGCGAGGACCTGATCGGCAGCGGGCTGTTCGAGTGGGGCCCGATCACGGAGGTGATCACTGCGGAGCAGGCGAACGCGGCGACCGTCCAGGTGCGCGAGGCCGACGCCGACGACGAGATGAACTGGATCACGGGCAGCGCCGCCGTGCTCGCCGTCGCGTTCCTGGCATCCGGCATCGTGGGGCGCCTGCTGCCGAAGTGGCGGTACGAGGACGACTCCGGCGCGCGCGACCTGCGCATCGACATGGTGCGCGGCTTCGTGATCATCGTCGTCGTGGTGACCCACATCGAGGTGACGAGCCCCTACTCCTTCGCCTCCCTGAAGGTGATCGGCGCCATCACGGGAGCGGAGCTTTTCGTGCTGCTGAGCGGCATCGTGCTCGGCATGGTGTTCCCCGCCGCCGTGCGGCGCGGTGGCGAGTGGGCCGCCGCTCTCGGCGCGTGGGCGCGGGCCCGCAAGCAGTACGTCGTCGCGCTGGCGGTGATCCTGCTCATCTTCGCGATCGGCTTCCTGCCGTTCGTCGACACCTCCGCCGTCACGACCTTCACCGACCGCGGCACCGGCGAGGACGGCACGGCGACGCAGGGGCGCGTCTACGACCTGTACCCGAACGCCGACCGCCTGCTCGACTATCCGCCGCCGTGGTACGCCGTCCGGCAGTTCCTGCTGCTCGAGATGGGTCCCTGGCCGTTCAACATCATGGGCCTCTTCGTCGTGCTGAGCCTGGCGTACCCGGCGCTGATGTTCCTCATCAAGCGCCGCCTGTGGTGGCTCGTGCTGCTGATCAGCTGGGGCCTGTACGCGGTCCACATCGTCTTCCCCGACTACGCGCCGCTCTCCTCCCAGTTCGACGCCGTGTTCCCGCTTCTCGCCTGGCAGGTCCTCTTCACGCACGGACTCGTGATCGGCTACTACCGACGGCAGATCATCCGTGCGATGACGACGCCGATCGGGAAGATCGCCGCGGGCGTGTTCGTCGTGGGGTACGTCGGCTTCCTCGTCTACCTCTGGGCGGGCGACGCCTTCGGATTCGTCCCCGCCCCGTTCCCGGCCGACCTCTACGGCATGCTCTACGACAGCGGGTACCCCCGCATCGACATGCACTGGGGTCGCCTGCTGAACATCGTGCTGGTGATCCTGTGCAGCTACGCCGTGCTGACGGTCGCGTGGAAGCCGTTCGACGTCACGATGGGCTGGCTCTGGATCCCCCTGGGTCAGGCGAGCCTGTACGTGTTCATCGTGCACGTCTTCTTCGTGCTCGCCGTGGCGAACATCCCCGGGCTGGATCGCTCCAGCGTGTGGCAGGGGACGCTGATCCACACCGCGGTCATCGCGATCATCTTCCTGATGGTGAAGAAGAGGTTCCTGTTCGGTGTGATCCCGCGCTAG
- a CDS encoding MFS transporter — protein MSARSHFVDIRPLTESPAFARLWVGTLLGGLGSQLTITAVMLHMYALTGSTFAVSMIAVAGLVPMIVAGLYGGMLADHFDRRLVALTAATIGWTSTVLLAVLAWTGHIDAPWLYVLSIVNSAASTVAGATKAAMTPKLVGTHLIAAAAALTGITSGVMVLVGPAVGGVLVALFGYPITYTIDAVLTLSLFLGLATLPHLRPEGQTDRPGLRSVLDGLAFLKIAPNIRMQFILDVVAMTFGHPIALFPAIGVVLLGGGEVTSGLLMAAIAAGVLVSSLFSGRIGTVRRQGVGIARAIQAFGLATGLFGLVLLAAALGLSDAGTVDADHPDVLLIALACVCLALTGAADNISSIFRQTMLQAAVPDAVRGRLQGIFMVVVAGGPRIGALYTGLLSGIALWFPPLAGGIAIVAIVAVILRFATRFRAYDAENPTP, from the coding sequence GTGAGCGCGCGCAGCCACTTCGTCGACATCCGCCCCCTCACCGAGAGCCCGGCCTTCGCGCGGCTCTGGGTTGGCACACTGCTCGGCGGGCTCGGAAGCCAGCTGACGATCACGGCCGTCATGCTGCACATGTACGCGCTGACGGGTTCAACGTTCGCGGTGTCGATGATCGCTGTCGCCGGTCTCGTGCCCATGATCGTCGCGGGCCTGTACGGCGGGATGCTCGCCGACCACTTCGACCGCCGCCTCGTGGCACTGACGGCCGCCACGATCGGCTGGACCTCCACGGTGCTGCTCGCCGTGCTGGCGTGGACCGGTCACATCGACGCGCCGTGGCTGTATGTGCTCTCGATCGTCAACTCGGCCGCGAGCACGGTCGCCGGGGCGACGAAGGCGGCGATGACGCCCAAGCTCGTGGGCACGCATCTGATCGCGGCCGCCGCCGCGCTCACCGGCATCACGTCCGGCGTCATGGTGCTGGTCGGTCCCGCGGTCGGCGGCGTGCTCGTCGCGCTGTTCGGCTACCCGATCACCTACACGATCGACGCCGTGCTGACCCTGTCGCTGTTCCTCGGACTCGCGACCCTGCCGCACCTGCGGCCCGAGGGGCAGACCGACCGCCCGGGGCTGCGCTCGGTGCTCGACGGCCTCGCGTTCCTGAAGATCGCGCCGAACATCCGGATGCAGTTCATCCTGGACGTCGTGGCGATGACCTTCGGGCACCCGATCGCCCTGTTCCCCGCGATCGGCGTGGTGCTGCTCGGCGGCGGGGAGGTCACGTCGGGCCTGCTCATGGCGGCGATCGCCGCGGGCGTGCTCGTGTCGAGCCTGTTCTCGGGCCGGATCGGCACGGTGCGTCGCCAGGGGGTCGGGATCGCGCGCGCGATCCAGGCGTTCGGTCTCGCGACCGGCCTGTTCGGCCTCGTGCTGCTCGCCGCCGCACTGGGCCTGTCGGATGCCGGCACCGTGGACGCCGACCATCCCGACGTGCTGCTGATCGCGCTCGCGTGCGTGTGCCTGGCCCTCACGGGCGCGGCGGACAACATCAGCTCGATCTTCCGGCAGACCATGCTGCAGGCCGCCGTGCCCGACGCGGTGCGCGGCCGGCTGCAGGGCATCTTCATGGTCGTCGTGGCGGGCGGGCCGCGGATCGGCGCGCTCTACACCGGGCTGCTGTCGGGAATCGCGCTGTGGTTCCCGCCGCTCGCCGGCGGCATCGCGATCGTCGCGATCGTCGCCGTGATCCTGCGCTTCGCGACGCGCTTCCGCGCATACGACGCGGAGAACCCCACGCCCTGA